The stretch of DNA TATGCCAATTGAAGATGAAAGCTATGACCTGGTTAGCGCTTTTGAAACAATCTATTTCTGGCCAGAGATTGGCGAAACATTCAAAGAAGTATATCGCATAATAAGGCCTGGCGGACAGTTCCTGATTGGACAGGGAACAGACGGAAACCATCCCGACGATGAAAAATGGCTGGCAACAGTTGAAGGAATGAGCGTTTATACAGCACCCGAACTGGAGAAATATCTTCTCGATGCAGGTTTTAAAAGCGTTGAAAGCAACGTTAAAGAAAATGACTACATCATGGCCGTAATTGCACAAAAATAGGTATTGAAAGATCAATCAATGAGTTTTAAAATTACATATCTTTCTAAGAAAATAAACAATACTTCGGCTTTCTGATTGTCCTCAATGAATTTGATTTCACTGGCGCTTTTAACCCCGTCAATCAATGTATATGGACTATTTGCAACATAACCTATCTGCTCATCAGCCAAAAAGACACCTATTGCATCACTATCGTGCTCATTGTCCGGCTGCTTAACTAAATTCACTATAACTCCTTTTTCAAATGGTTCCAATCCCTTAAAAAAATTAGTTCCTGAAACAGTTATCAATACATCCTCATTATCTTTTAAAAATTCCCTCTGGGTGGATATCTCATCAGCCTTTTCAAATTCGCCTTCAGCCTTCAGGTAATATATTCTTGTTTCAATGGGCTGGCCCAGGCTTTCAAATATTTCCGCTTTCAAAAACCAGTACTCGGATGCATCCTCATCATCAGGCAGACACTCCAAAGCTTCATCAATTAGACCCATAGCCTTTTCGTAATCCATATCCGGGAAAAATGTGATTTTGGCAAAATTGTATAAGGCATTCGCTTTATTTTTCCTTATAAAATCAGAATCATTGAGCCTTAAAGCATTATCAAAACATTTTACGGATTGTTCAAAATCGGATAAGCCGTTTAAAATAAGTCCTTTGACATTCCAATTCTCAAAATTCTTGGAATCATCTTTAAGAGCATCATCAATAAGGCTTAATGCCTCTTTTAACTTACCTTCTTCCTTTAATTTCAAGGCCTTATCAGACTTTGAGATTTCCTGTAACCTGAACGTGGTCTGAACGGTATTGCCTTCGATTGCATCCTGCGAATAATCCAAATAGTTCAGATCCTTATTGGGCTGATTTCCCATCATATCACCAAAAATATTAATTTGAAGGTGATTGCAACCATGTATAATACATTCCCATCAAATTATCCTGTTTAACATTATCCTTTTCAATAGTAGGCTGTTCTGCAATGCTTCTGATTCTAGCAACGAAATCATCATCCTTTTTGATTTGTATTTCAAGACAGCCCTTCTTATTCTCTCCAGAACCATTAATGAATTCCAACATGTCTTTGATGATAACATCCAAATCATCAATTACAGACTGATCTAAATTATTTTCCTCAATAAACTTAGCCATTTCACCTAAATCATCTTTACTGTATGTCTCATCGAAATTCACTATTTTATTTACTTCATCTTCAACTTTTTC from Methanobrevibacter sp. YE315 encodes:
- a CDS encoding HIRAN domain-containing protein; this encodes MGNQPNKDLNYLDYSQDAIEGNTVQTTFRLQEISKSDKALKLKEEGKLKEALSLIDDALKDDSKNFENWNVKGLILNGLSDFEQSVKCFDNALRLNDSDFIRKNKANALYNFAKITFFPDMDYEKAMGLIDEALECLPDDEDASEYWFLKAEIFESLGQPIETRIYYLKAEGEFEKADEISTQREFLKDNEDVLITVSGTNFFKGLEPFEKGVIVNLVKQPDNEHDSDAIGVFLADEQIGYVANSPYTLIDGVKSASEIKFIEDNQKAEVLFIFLERYVILKLID